The Heptranchias perlo isolate sHepPer1 chromosome 15, sHepPer1.hap1, whole genome shotgun sequence genome contains the following window.
cagcatttTAGCCGCTGAgtctgaagattgtgggttcaagtcccattctggAGCCTTTgtcacaaaatctaagctgataaTTCCcatgtagcactgagggagtgctgcactgttgggagttgctgtctttcagatgagatgttaaacatctgccctctcaagtggacataaaagattccatggcactatttcaaagaagagcaggggagttctccccagtggccCAGCCAAAATTtaaccctcaatcaacatcactaaaaaaagagatgatctggtcattatcgtattgctgttcgtgggacattgatgtgtgcaaattggctgccacagttcctacatcacaacaatgactacaatgcaaaaaaaaagtacgtcattggctgtagagtgctttgggacgtcctgaggtcatgaaaggtgctatataaatgcaagcctttctttcttaagCAGCTACCAGTCTTAAACTGGTACCTGTAACATATCAGTGccttaaagtttttttttcaacagAACTGTGTAATATTATTAAGCAATACTGCAGTAACGCTATAAATAGTTTCTGTGAGTCCCAACAGCTTTTATCTATTCTACCTCCAGACCTATCTGTCTAGCTAACACTTATTCTTTCAAAACCTGCACTCCCTTGGGAATGTCAATCATTCTCCTCATTGCTATAAACTTGGAAAGGATGGCTTTATATTCAATCTATTAATCTATATTTCTCATTAGTGTTGATTAAATATCCTAGCCAGGTCATTGGCAAGGTGCCCAGAGTAAATCTTAACATCAATAATGCAAACAGGCCTAATCATCATTACAAAGAACTCATTGCTCCGCCTTCTGCCTTTTAGATCTATTTTATAGCTGTTTCGAACTACCACCAGACTTATTTAATGagatgtctctctctttctctctccccaattcCCAAGATGCTCCTTTTACAACACTTTTAGATAAAAGCCAGAAGCAGGATTTGCACCAGTGCCTTCTGCAGTAAATAGCAGCAATAACGTACAATGAGATACAAACATCCACGTCTTTTAACTCTTTGAGGGCCACAGCAGCAACTCTGCACCAAAATACAACATGTAGCAAGATCACGATTTTTGGCTCGTTCCGTTAATATTCCACATTCAGCAATGTTCAATGGTGGCTGCCTGATAATGCAACTTATAGGATTAGTTGAACCTGGAATTCCAGCCTGACATTATCTGCTACATTTAATTCGCAGTGTTAACAGGGAGGCTCTGAGTGCAGACAACATGCTTTCTCATAGGAAAGAAAATCAGAGAGCAAAATCAATCTGTGCTGCTCTTATACAACTCCTGGTGGTTAGTTTAAGAGCAGCCTGGCGGGGGACTGAGAGCAGGTTAACTTGGCTACTTTCACTGTTAGTCAACGTCATATACCGCACAGAAACCAAGCCGAACAGAAGAAAATCATTTACAAAGCCTAGCTCCTAAAATATAAAGAATTTTTAGCAGGCTGTGCTAATAAACAATAAAGTATATGTTTCTAAATCTGAAAATAGAATTCAAATGTTCACTTAGTCTAATGccattataatagtgactacacatcaaaagtacattattggctgtaaaatgctttgggacatcctgaggtcttgaaaggcgctatataaatgcaagtaatttctttctttctttctcattaaTCAACTAATCTTTTGTACTTAAACTGCAATTGAAGCATTTCCTGAAATGTATGAATATTAAAGCACTCCTAAACTGGGTATGATTACAAGGCAACattattttttttacacaatgTGTACACGATATCTGAAACATGTACAAAGGATTTCATTCTGACTATTTTTCATATAAAAAAGATAACCAGCAAAAAACAATAGCTTTCACTCTGCTCTTAATCTTAATCTGATATTGTGAACCCTGCAAAAAttaaattatctggtcatctgCTCCACAATGACTGACAAAGACtccaagttagtcaaacaaatTTGATGTGGTTAACAGAAGTTTCAAATTTTTGGATTGAAAACGTGACATTAAAAATGGACAAAAATGTGCAGATTTTTAGCAATTTCCATGGTTACATAGAAAAGATTAATGAGGTCAAGGTCCAGAGTTCCTATAACAAGCAATTAAAATCTTCAGTTAACACTTAAGAAATAACATAAGCCTTTTAAAAAGTGAATAACAAAGtaaatcactaaaaaaacagattatctggtcattatcacattgctgtttgtgggaccttgctgtgtgcaaaataggctgctgtgtttcctacattacaacagtgactacacttcaaaactactttattggctttgggccatcctgaggttgtgaaaggtgttctataaatgcaagttctttccttaaagGCATTCCCATGTTTAAATACATTTATCTGGATTAACAATATCTGATATATAATTTCTTTTTGATAAGCCTTTTTTAATGCTTGCTTGAGGCAtggtcttttttttaatgtaaatctCTTAGGCTTTACTTTGTTTACTTTCAACGATAAACAACTTATGATTCATTTTGGACACACTGTACAATGGGTGTACAATATTTGGGGCAGATAACTTTGTGTTACAAGATTTCCACATACAAAAAAGTAACTAAATTTTGTACATACAAATAATTAACAGTGCATACATATGATTGCAAATGCTACAAGCTTCATTATAAACTATAATACATCgaaaacagcaacaacttgcatttatatagcacctttaacatagtaaaacgtcccaaggcgcttcacaggagcgattatcaaacaaaatttgacacagagccacataaggagatattaggacaggtgaccaaaagctttgtcaaagaggtaggttttaaggagcatcttaaagagaaGTCGAGAGGCCGAGGGgttcagagagggaattccagagcttaggacctaggtagctgaaagcatggccgccaatggtggagcgattaaaatcagggatgcgcaagaggccagaattggaggagcgcagagatctcagcgggttgtagggctggtggaggttacagagatagggagggggtgagggcatggagggatttgaaaacaaggatgagaattttaaaattgaggtgttgtcggactgggagccaacgtaggtcagtgagcacaggggtgatgggtaaacatgTAGACTATCACAAGGAATAGTCAATTCTCATTGGAAATTGCTGAAAAATGCTAATTTAGTAATAAAGCCAATGATTAAAATATCTCGTTCTAATGTGTTGATTAGGGCTTGAATTGTTACCTTTTGTATTATGACTTTGCAGTAAAACTTATTTAGCCAAACAAAATGGGTATCACCTGGCTAAGCGAATGTTCCAAAATCTAAACCTGTCAACTTTATATCCAATAGTGGaaaaaaagttaataaaacttCCCTTTTACTCATTTAATCATCAAAAAGTTATTTTATAATTCAGTCCCACTGACTATACTAATAAATTACATTTCTATCATGACCTGATATTGTGTCTATCATAGCTTCACTCAAGTGGGGTGTAGGGTTGTTTCTGCTCTCTGCTGGCAAATAAAAGGATTTTCTGGTAGTGCAAGCCCCAATTATATTTCATGGGAAAACACTTATCGCCTACGTGATCGCAATATTATAATAACGAAATTAGCTTGAATTGTTTCTAGGGACTGACGGACTCATGAGAAGTGTTGACATCGAGTTTGGTCCTTAATCTTTCTTTGTCCCATCATTTTTAAAACGTCTCTCACTTGTTGGAACATTTGAAGAAAATGTTTGGACGAGAAGAAAAGATGCAGTTAATATTTCCGGTCTCGGGTAATCGATTCATAAATAATACAGGGCTGGCGTATTtacaaaaaaaatacttttctttTATATACAAACCCAGCACACGAATCTAACTTACATTTGTTGTATTTTAATACGATACAGATACAGCCACTTCAAAAAAGTTCAGCTCCCAAGATACAAGGCTGAAGAACGGCGGAGATCTAACGTTGCTAATCTCGCAGTGCCTCAAGCATCAGAAAGCAAACGTCCAGCGGCTTGTGTTGGGTATTGTAATTAATGTCCTCCGTCAAAAATGATCCCTTTCCTGCTATATACTGTATAGATACATATACAGCTCGCGATAAAAAAAGCAGGTCTTTGGAAATTTTAAAACACCAGACTTATACAATAGGATCAAACTGCTAACATCAGTAATAAGCTGAAACCAAAAACAAATAATAGGAatatattgtgtgtgtatatggggcAATTATGAAATCAACTTAGCAATGAACGCCACGTCCAATAATTATATATAAAGTTCTTCATTTATAGAGCAGAGAAATCAATGGGATTTTGGAGTTGGTGTATTAACGCTCACCACTGGAACGAGTCAGGTTAAGTCACTGAACTGCAGGTCCTGTTAGAATAAACcattcctgtatttttttttagtagTTAAGCTTTATtttttattgtgtttttttttctctctctctctgtctctctctctctacagctGGCTGATGGCAGTCTGTTTTTCCAACACTTCGAGGTAGTCTGGTTCTGTGTGAAATTTCCCCTGGAGCGAAAGGTTCTCGCTTTTCGGCGGCTGCCCGGGCTGTTTCCTCGGCGTCCCGTATAACGTCGTTTTGTTGAACCTGTCCTGGTCCTGGCGCCTGACATCGTGGGACGCGGCGAACTGGCGCTTGGGCAAAGTGCAGAAACTGTAGTGAGCGTTAATCCCGCTTGGCAGCACTTTTGCGCGTTCTGCCAGGTTCTGGTAGAGAGATTCCGAGTGCCTGGCGAGCAGGGGAGGCGGCGGCGGCTGCTGCTGCGGCGGCTGCTGCTTCTCCAAAAGTTCCACCGTGCTGATGGAGTAAGTGGGACCAGAGAGCTGGCTCGACTTCTTCACCTCCACTCCGCTGTAGCTCAACTCGTGCAGGTCCCTGTAATAGGCCACCTGCTCCCCTTCCCTCTGGATGTAGATCGGGTTCTTGCACATCTGTCCCACCGGGTGAGAGATGTAATTGTAGACGTGCGCCTCCGCTTTCTCGCCCGGCTCCGCGTTGTAAGACCCATACCGCAGCTGGTAGGAGTTGAGGTCCAAGTTGTTGGGGGAACCGCTGTGACCACTCTGCCCGCTCTTGCGCCTCTTTAAGACGAAGACGAACAGGCCGGCCCCGAAGCAGACGGACAAAATGAAGACCACCAGCAAACCCAAGATGAGGACCGAGAGTGGGACTGCACTGGTCTGGGCAGTTTCTGGACTGGGAGTCTCGCTGCCGCTGTACAGGAggctggagctgtgcgtgatggCGAGGGTGGCGGCGACCAGGTCGGAGTATTCCGAGCAGATCTCCTCGTTTCTGAGGGATCTGAGCAGTCTCCCCACGTACTTCGCAGGCGAGTCGCAAGCCACCTCGTTGACGACCACGCCGCCTCTGGACTGCTCCATCCAGTTCTTCAGAGCGACGATTGTACAGGCGCACTCCCAGGGATTCTCCTGGAGGTCTATCTGCACAGCAGCAGACAGCTGGTCTAGGACACCCCTCACTGGCAGATGAGAGAAGTAATTGTTCCTCAGGTTCAACCTAGTCAGATTCGTGCCCACAAACACGTTGGTGGGCAAAGATCTCAGCAGGTTGTTGTTGAGATACAGCAGATTGAGTCTCGCCAAAGAATGAAAGGTGTACTGCAGAATTTCCTTGATCACGTTGGATTCTAAGTAGAGGTACTGCAACTTATGCAACCCAACAAATATAGCGGGCGACAATCTTTCAATGTGATTCCCATTGAGATAAAGTCTACGCAAATTAGTCAGGTTTCCAAAGGCGCCTTCCTGGATAACAGATATCCGATTATTTCCCAAGTGTAGCAGCTCCAGCGCCCTGTAGTCCCTCAGATCGTTCAGCTGCACAATGTGCAGCAAATTCCCGGTAAGGTAGAGTTTCTTTGGGTTAGAGGGCTTGGGGTGGAGATCTGTGATGTTTCTGATGCTTCTCTCGTGGCAGTGCACATTGAAAGCATTGTCTGAATTTTGGAAACTGCAAGAGCAGATGTTCGGGCAAATGGCCGGGACGGGAGATCTGGTCTGATAGACCATGATAGGTCCGAATATCTGCCTGGCGTTGGGGACAGGCGTGGGTCGGATGCGGGTCTTGGGTTGCCGGCTGGCCTTTGCCGCTCTCAAGGTCGGGTTGGCCGGTGTCAGGGCCGAGTTAACAGTAGGTGGCAACGGCTGCAAATGGGAATCAGCCATGGAGGGGCGCAGGACCCTCAGATTCGAGTCGATGGCGGTCTTCCGAGGGCAAAGGTCTTGCTTATTCAACTGGGTGACATCTTTCCCATGCAATCTGAATGGCGTCTCGCACACCATCTCCCCAACAGAGAAGGAGATGGTGTCAAGCCAGGCTTTTAGAGGGACCAAGTCGCACGTACAGTTCCAAGGATTCTCCTCCAGCTGGATCTCCATGATGCCACCAATGTGCTCCAAAACCCCGGCAAAGGGCAATTTCTTTAGCCGGTTGCCCCTCAGATCGAGATGCGTCAACAGGACGAAGCGGAACACGTTGTTCGGGAGACTCGGTAGCAAGTTGTCGTTCAGGATCAAGACTTTTAACTTATTCAGTTTGCTGAAAGTGCCGGCCTCGATACTGGTGATGTAGTTGTAATCGGCCTGCAGGTACTCCAAATTCTCCAACCCACGGAAGGTCTCCTCCCTCAACACTTCTAGTTTGTTGTTGTTCAAGTGTAATCTCTTAAGAGTCCCGAGGCCATGAAAAGCCCCGTTTCGGATCTCCCGCAAACCATTGCTTCCCAAGTGCAGGGTAACAGTGTTGGTGAAATTTATGAAGCCATTGGGAGGGAGCTTGGTGAGCGAGTTGCCGTTGAGGAAGAGCTGGAAGATGCGATTCTGCGGCGGCTGGAGCGGGCTAACCTTGGTAAAGCCTTTGTTCTCGCAATTAATATTCAGCACATTTTCCTTCTCCTCGCAGGCACAGCGATTCTTGCAGATGTCTTTGGCAGTTTTACGGCTCTCTGACGGGGTCTTGGAAGAAAAGCCAGTCACTGCAAACATACATAACACCAAGACGCAGCTCAGCATTTTCAGATGGTCCCCCCGTTGGGGTAGATTGGAGTTCCAGTACACCTTAAATTCAAagaaaaagaggggaaaaaaaaaacagaaacaaatCCTTATAGTCAACGCTGAAATAACTCTAGCTAGCAAACAAAAAGTAGGAGCGATCTCACTTCCTTTAATCGACCttgcatgttaaaaaaaaaacacacacacaatcgcaCATTTAATGTCTAAATTCCCATCTATAGACTGGGTAAAATCTCACCTCTTACCGAGGACAGCATTCAGTGGTCCGCGGTTCGCATTCCGGGAATAAAGCACCAGGGCAGACTACAAGACAGTCTGACTCACTCAGCGGGAGAGCCTGTTTTCATtctctgctgttaaattcggggAGTTCATCGCTTGCACCGACCCACGGCGGCATCTCagtgctatctctctctctctctctctgtgtgtgtgtttttttgttgttgttgagatacTGAACTGGCATCGAGCGGACCCACGGTTGATTGCTTGTAGCCAAACAGTTAGGAGTTTGCCTGTCGAATGCAGTTCGATGAGAGACTTGCAAAGGGAGGGAAAGCTGGGAGTGATCGCTTTCTGTCGGTGGAGAGTTTTTCGTTTAAACCTCCTCCTTCAATCGGCTGCCAATGGTCA
Protein-coding sequences here:
- the slitrk2 gene encoding SLIT and NTRK-like protein 2, coding for MLSCVLVLCMFAVTGFSSKTPSESRKTAKDICKNRCACEEKENVLNINCENKGFTKVSPLQPPQNRIFQLFLNGNSLTKLPPNGFINFTNTVTLHLGSNGLREIRNGAFHGLGTLKRLHLNNNKLEVLREETFRGLENLEYLQADYNYITSIEAGTFSKLNKLKVLILNDNLLPSLPNNVFRFVLLTHLDLRGNRLKKLPFAGVLEHIGGIMEIQLEENPWNCTCDLVPLKAWLDTISFSVGEMVCETPFRLHGKDVTQLNKQDLCPRKTAIDSNLRVLRPSMADSHLQPLPPTVNSALTPANPTLRAAKASRQPKTRIRPTPVPNARQIFGPIMVYQTRSPVPAICPNICSCSFQNSDNAFNVHCHERSIRNITDLHPKPSNPKKLYLTGNLLHIVQLNDLRDYRALELLHLGNNRISVIQEGAFGNLTNLRRLYLNGNHIERLSPAIFVGLHKLQYLYLESNVIKEILQYTFHSLARLNLLYLNNNLLRSLPTNVFVGTNLTRLNLRNNYFSHLPVRGVLDQLSAAVQIDLQENPWECACTIVALKNWMEQSRGGVVVNEVACDSPAKYVGRLLRSLRNEEICSEYSDLVAATLAITHSSSLLYSGSETPSPETAQTSAVPLSVLILGLLVVFILSVCFGAGLFVFVLKRRKSGQSGHSGSPNNLDLNSYQLRYGSYNAEPGEKAEAHVYNYISHPVGQMCKNPIYIQREGEQVAYYRDLHELSYSGVEVKKSSQLSGPTYSISTVELLEKQQPPQQQPPPPPLLARHSESLYQNLAERAKVLPSGINAHYSFCTLPKRQFAASHDVRRQDQDRFNKTTLYGTPRKQPGQPPKSENLSLQGKFHTEPDYLEVLEKQTAISQL